The following nucleotide sequence is from Sphaeramia orbicularis chromosome 24, fSphaOr1.1, whole genome shotgun sequence.
GTTTAGAAGCACTGAGACACCGGAAGCAAGGAGGTTAAAGGTCAATTCTCAAGAGGCACATCTCTTATCCCTGCACACACTTCATCTGTGTAGGCATTATGTGCATAGATCCCTCCTAAAACATGCTGCTTCAAACTCATTTGTGCAGAGAAGTCAACAAGatgcatccctttttttttttttctcgttctATCACTGCATAGTTGTGGTGCACCCCAAAGTCCTCCACGCCTCTCCAGAGGGCTTGTTGTTTGGACTTGGTCCTGAGTGGACCGGTGCATGGAGCATCGGTGTGGAATGATGTGGAAGGCCAAACAGGGGATTGTAGGTGCCGGGTATCCATTACATCAGAGGGGACCAAGGCGCCAGTGTGCCATCTGAGACGCAACACCCCTCTGTCCTTGCACTTTATCCTGCTAACGGGCAAGATGTGCTGAAAGTGACATGGGCCCATTCTACAGAAGAGTGTATTCAACTCATTGTAAAGATAACATTTGATTCCTTTGTTTTATATTGtaaccttcctaaaataatgagaaacacaaaaacttaaccagaaattTAATATTTGATGACTGACACAAAAAAAGAGTTAGGATTTAAGACAGTGACAATATATATTTTGATGTTAGCTATCtcaatattttaattttattttaacgtGTAACTAATTATGCATGTttgcaatttcttcaaatatcagtaaattaaccctttcatgtgtttATGTCACTAGTTTAATTATCTTATCTACACTATGTCttagttttcttttcattgtattgtttgtctggtttcattatttgttccaaaaaaaaaaaaaagcaaatccgaaagtaatgatgttcacaaacctggttaatgttgacatcagtgtgccatggtgttggcatgtaccttttgttttcttgtttgcgcatcaataaaaatatgaaaaagaaattaatcctttcatgcatagtggtcactacagtggacagctattcttcagctgttctcttgtatattcatgggttgtgttgttttagttccatatcagctaacccagtggatgtttatgcaccatcccatacaccgtaattcataccattactgtaactttgctgttcttgataaacctgatctgcagtaatatgttttagtgtaaatgaattgctaatggttattagactgtaattaacacttttcttaatcaaaaaggttttttttttttcatatctccatgaagtgagtaataattagtattagagtatgttaaaatgtgagaaaacattagattagctgcattaaaaatgtttttatttcagttttcacacagtatattactttctgatgatgggttttaaatacatgtttctttgcttcaaaattaaatgcatggtgtccacctgagtggacatttttgtaactccatgaaaaataagttcataaaaaaaatttcaatcgcattgtttttttttttcatgcctaaagaggactaagaacactcaggaaaaaaatcttgactaaggttctcataattaatgtataaaagggttaaagttaaatgAATGTAGAATCTGTTCACACATATGTCCCACACAAGGCCACTgtcaccatacacacacacagagtaaaatttactcaaattgaagaaaattttactctactcagataacatttggtccctctctaaaaacagtaaaagtattCTTTGGGTAGaactctccaaactcaatatagagtcaaatttactctttttgaggaaaacacTTCTGACTCTGGAAAAAAGATCACattaatttttcctgtgtagttTTACTCTGCTGTGATTTCACAGTCTGTGTCTGCTCCAGGTTGTAATTGTTAAAGTCAATATGTGACCCAGTTATAATCCAAAATATAATCCTAGCcaacatgtccatgtgggccccagaagggttacatttgggctgcatataagggtcccatttgggtttgtctgcagtttccatggtggccccacatgtgtttgcccatatcagaatcagaatcagagatctgaatatacatattatttattcttcacactatttatcccacgatatttatctttcatgttatttgcactacttaaattctatgttttacaaatatcgtagtttgcaatacttttttttaCGTAAATAAccgtgccttttactgatatttgttgtctgtctgtaaattcttgcactgaacctgagagctttacctcaatttcgttgtacttggtacaatgacattaaagagattctgattcggatgttgattctgattctgatatgggcaaacacatgtggggccaccatggaaactgcagacaaacccacacaggacccttatatgcagcccaaatgtaccccttctggggcccacatggacatgctggctgggaatgTCTCCTAtttagattcatttggaaatATGACGCAAACCAAATGAACTCACCATCAGTTTGGTTGTCTCTCAGTTTTAGTGGAATTCTCTACATAAAAAATGAAGATGTGCCACTTTTTGAAGCCGTCTGTGTCCTCCTGGGAACCAGTTCAGTGGACCACAGTCTCCTCCCAGTATGAAGAAACGCCCTCTGTGGTCCTGGACATAAAACGTCCCTTCCTTGGTGCGTTCACGTACACTTAAGAAAGCTTCTCCAAAGCGGGCTCGTCCACCTTGTCCGTTCCTGTCCAACCTAAGCTTCCTGCTCCCATGTTTTGAACCCGTTCCCTTCGGAGACAGTCCACCATGTCCACCGGGTCTCTCAGCGATGTCGACGACGAGCTCCTGGACGGCATCCTGAAGTTTGGCTCCGCCGGAAAAGACTCCAACGAGAGCACGGAGGAGAGTTCCAACTGTGAGGGCACATGCTCAAACGAAGACCGGCGGGACGTTCCGGGCAAGAGGAGGAAAAGCGCGTCCCGGAAAGCGGCGCCCAAGGGTGTGGCACAGCAGGAGGGCAAGCAGGTGCAGAGGAACGCAGCCAACGCCCGGGAGAGAGCCAGGATGCGCGTCCTGTCCAAGGCTTTCTCCAGACTGAAGACCACTTTACCCTGGGTCCCCCCGGACACCAAGCTCTCCAAACTGGACACTCTGCGCCTGGCCTCCAGCTACATAGCGCACCTCCGACAGATACTGGCCAACGACAAATATGAAAACGGATATATCCACCCTGTAAAcctggtgagtgtgtgtgtgtgtgtgtgtgtgtgtgtgtgtgtgtgtgtgtgtgtgtgtgtgtgtgtgtgtgtgtgtgtgtgtgtgtgtgtgtgtgtgtgtgtgtgtgtgtgtgtgtggaggacgCATGGTCCATATGGACAAGGAAAACCTGAACATAAACCTCCTTATTGGAAATATTCATTAAAAGTGTAGCTGCTTTACAActacagtttatttttattttacgcACAGCAGCTCCTTAAAGGTGTGGATTTAACACCTGGTAGGCCTCACAAATATGAGTTCTCCAAGGTGATAGCTGAGGATGAAACaggtgcatgaaagggtaaaatgtCAAACAAATCCTAGAAATATTAATACTCAGAGAACCAGTTAAAATGCTTAAAGTGctgtaaatgcatttttttttctcattttccaaatAATGCATTAGGCCTGCAAAACGTTAGATcatgtatttctgaaaatatctgCAAACATTATTGAATATATTATAATTAGGATTCTACAATTATGTAAAAGAGTTGACTTATTGCATTTATTAAAGTACTGGAGGAGAAACTTTGTACAAAATGCAAACCATTAACTAACTGTTAACATGTTTAATTGTATTTAAACTCTGGCCTAtggcctatatttaattttttccccTTCTGGTACATTTAGGTGCCGCAAAAAGGAAGttgctcatttttttgttttgagctGATTTTCACATTTCCTTATGTTTTCCTTCCAGACGTGGCCTTTCATGGTTGCAGGTAAACCAGAGAACGAGCTGAAGGAGATGCTCAACACAACGAGGTTATGTGGAACAACGGCGTCTTGATGCAACTGGAcccctattgttttttgttttgttttgttttgtttttttaaaggagcaataattttgcaagaaaaaacacacatatcTGCTTGTTTCCGAGGGACAAAAAAACGCATGTCTTCATCTTCGCAGATATTGAGTGGGAATAACGGAGGGGTTTGCGTCCTCTCCTTCGTTCCTGTAAAGACAGATTGAATTCTATTTAAATGCATACTGTCACTGATTGTCTTTGCTGGTTCAAAGATAGACTGCTTTAAaatgctttcttttttttactccGCAGatgcattttttgttcttttttactcGTGCAGGCCTGTTTTGGCCAATGCATTCTGTTGGATAGATGTGCACATAAAAGTTCAACTGTCCACTGTCTAAAAATGGTTGTacagattataaaaaaaatatatttgtatCACATTTACACCCTGTgtgctgaatgttttttttttttttaatgtaaatttttttcctgtgtggCCCGGGGCCTTTTAACCTTTGCTATCGCAGCACTCCGTCAGAAAAACAGAACCTGAGCAGCAACAAAGCGTCAGTGCAGATAAGCCTTTTTCTGTTGTTTATTAAAGATACTGTGGACGTGGTTGTCCTTATataaacaaacattatttaaaccTCTAAAAGCAGTCTTTGCTCTTAGTTTAAACAAGGAACATTATTGTTGTTACACTGATAAACGCATTTTACGCACATTTTACGCACAA
It contains:
- the tcf21 gene encoding transcription factor 21, with protein sequence MSTGSLSDVDDELLDGILKFGSAGKDSNESTEESSNCEGTCSNEDRRDVPGKRRKSASRKAAPKGVAQQEGKQVQRNAANARERARMRVLSKAFSRLKTTLPWVPPDTKLSKLDTLRLASSYIAHLRQILANDKYENGYIHPVNLTWPFMVAGKPENELKEMLNTTRLCGTTAS